In the Pseudomonas sp. ADAK2 genome, one interval contains:
- a CDS encoding autotransporter outer membrane beta-barrel domain-containing protein encodes MPFSPQRLALTIALLISATTAHAKTVQINTATTAAQTLGGSDTLTISAPGSITNSGKTVSLKDKTSGAGVVIDNSGKIISTGGRAIDSSGDLTQARNYSIYNRSGGQILGFNDALRIDSNFASGSLLIDNSGIIRSTTGQGLDLDALRSDGVKTTIINRAGGLIRGDASDGMKTGANATITNYGEISTGDSHNADEKFDGIDIDTATGVTVTNYGTISAGRHGITTDLGATLVNYGQITGRNGSGFGSDGDGTVINHGTITGAYSGLQPNGDGDGVDIDHIAHIENYGTIQGVGAGGVDKGGFANGSEGIALGGGTVVNAKGALISGANSAILVDDGSGGSGVAATTLENFGTIQGLDGFGVKFVGEFADNVINGGTLSSSNGLALDLGGGNDSLTLRNGSRFVGVVDGGSGYDRVVMDDVAGGSFGASRNFEWLEVKQGAWTLTGSGDFSDGGVVRNAATLLNQGSIAGTLTVDQGGVYAGGGSVGNLLVNGTLQTNTQLGTATITHDLTFGSGGTLAYGVNADGSSAPVMVGGVANLNGATLAVNPGSGAYPWQSHYTVLQAASINGTFGKVTSDYAFLTPTLAYTPTQIDLTYTRNDITFNEFAATGNGSNAANSLASMGKNNALYNALLNTTNATAGAAIEQLAGASNANLTSATLGASSQVGSSMLSAMQQMGGGSGLLVGLDQRDTPGLASTGVPSEARNLNDPNAQGRLWLQAIGGYGKLDGEHGNSGLEQRTKGSVLGADWALNPQWRLGVLGGYSKTDLDATGVDGNVESWHAGVYALRQSGPFALRLGAAYSGHQGESKRTVAFNGFSDRPKGDYDADSQQAFAELGYAMGSGRFSAEPFANLGYQRYHRDSYKEKGGVAALQVNEQTQDNFNSTFGVRLAHLSTLDNGMSLTPRMTAGWKHTYGDVSSSTRQAFVVGGTAFSVDGSSLDRDSLVLEAGLDLGISARHSVGVAYSGEIGSNSRNHGLIGQWQMSF; translated from the coding sequence ATGCCCTTCTCGCCCCAGCGTCTTGCCCTGACCATCGCCCTGCTGATCAGCGCTACCACCGCCCACGCCAAAACCGTTCAGATCAACACCGCCACCACCGCTGCGCAAACCCTCGGCGGTAGCGACACCCTGACGATCTCGGCCCCCGGCAGCATCACTAACAGCGGCAAGACCGTGAGCCTGAAGGACAAGACCAGCGGCGCCGGCGTGGTGATCGATAACTCGGGCAAGATCATCTCCACCGGTGGCCGGGCGATCGACAGCAGTGGCGACCTGACCCAGGCGCGTAACTACAGCATCTATAACCGCAGCGGCGGGCAGATTCTTGGATTCAACGACGCGCTGCGCATCGACAGCAACTTCGCCAGCGGCAGTTTGTTGATCGATAACAGCGGCATCATTCGCTCCACCACCGGCCAGGGGCTGGACCTGGATGCCTTGCGCAGCGACGGGGTCAAAACCACGATCATCAACCGCGCGGGCGGGCTGATTCGGGGGGATGCCAGCGACGGGATGAAGACGGGCGCCAACGCGACAATCACCAACTACGGCGAGATCTCGACCGGCGATTCGCACAATGCTGACGAGAAGTTCGACGGCATCGACATTGATACAGCGACCGGCGTAACGGTGACCAACTACGGCACCATTTCCGCCGGCCGCCACGGCATCACCACCGACCTCGGCGCCACGCTGGTCAACTACGGCCAGATCACCGGGCGCAACGGTTCGGGTTTTGGTTCCGACGGCGACGGCACCGTCATCAACCACGGCACGATTACCGGCGCCTACTCGGGGCTGCAACCCAACGGTGACGGCGATGGCGTGGACATCGACCACATCGCCCACATCGAAAACTACGGCACCATCCAGGGCGTCGGCGCGGGCGGTGTGGACAAGGGTGGTTTCGCCAACGGCAGTGAAGGCATCGCGTTGGGCGGAGGCACGGTAGTGAACGCCAAGGGTGCGCTGATCAGCGGCGCCAACAGCGCCATCCTGGTGGATGATGGCAGCGGCGGCTCAGGCGTGGCGGCGACGACGCTGGAAAACTTCGGCACCATCCAGGGCCTCGACGGTTTCGGCGTGAAGTTCGTTGGCGAATTTGCCGACAACGTGATCAACGGCGGGACCCTCAGCAGCAGCAACGGTCTGGCGCTGGACCTGGGTGGCGGCAACGACAGCCTGACCCTGCGCAACGGCAGCCGCTTCGTCGGCGTGGTCGATGGCGGCAGCGGTTACGACCGGGTGGTGATGGACGATGTGGCGGGCGGCAGCTTCGGCGCCAGTCGCAATTTCGAATGGCTGGAAGTGAAGCAAGGGGCCTGGACGCTGACCGGTAGTGGTGATTTCAGCGATGGCGGCGTTGTGCGCAATGCTGCGACATTGCTTAACCAGGGCAGCATTGCCGGCACGCTGACCGTGGATCAGGGCGGCGTGTATGCCGGCGGCGGCTCGGTGGGCAATCTGCTGGTCAACGGTACGTTGCAGACCAATACGCAACTCGGCACTGCAACCATCACTCACGATTTGACCTTCGGCAGCGGCGGCACCCTGGCCTATGGCGTGAATGCCGACGGTTCGAGCGCCCCTGTAATGGTCGGCGGCGTCGCCAACCTGAACGGCGCGACCCTGGCGGTGAACCCCGGCAGCGGCGCTTACCCATGGCAAAGCCATTACACCGTGCTGCAAGCCGCGAGCATCAACGGCACCTTCGGCAAGGTCACCAGCGACTACGCCTTCCTCACGCCGACCCTCGCTTACACCCCGACCCAAATCGATCTGACCTACACCCGCAACGACATCACCTTCAACGAGTTCGCGGCCACCGGCAACGGCAGCAACGCCGCCAACAGCCTGGCCTCAATGGGCAAAAACAACGCGCTCTACAACGCCTTGCTCAACACCACAAACGCCACGGCCGGCGCGGCCATCGAGCAGCTGGCCGGCGCGAGCAACGCCAACCTGACCAGCGCCACCCTCGGCGCCAGCAGCCAGGTCGGCAGCAGCATGCTCTCGGCGATGCAGCAAATGGGCGGCGGTTCAGGCTTGCTGGTAGGCCTTGATCAGCGGGACACACCAGGCCTCGCGTCCACCGGCGTGCCGTCCGAAGCGCGCAACCTCAACGACCCGAATGCCCAGGGCCGACTCTGGCTGCAAGCCATCGGTGGCTACGGCAAGCTCGACGGCGAACATGGCAACAGCGGTCTGGAACAACGCACCAAAGGCAGCGTGCTCGGTGCCGATTGGGCGCTCAATCCGCAATGGCGCCTGGGCGTGTTGGGCGGTTATTCGAAAACCGACCTGGATGCCACCGGCGTCGACGGCAATGTCGAGAGCTGGCACGCCGGGGTCTACGCCCTGCGCCAAAGCGGTCCGTTCGCGTTACGTCTCGGCGCCGCCTACAGCGGCCATCAAGGGGAAAGCAAACGCACCGTCGCCTTCAACGGTTTCAGTGATCGACCAAAAGGCGACTACGACGCCGACAGCCAACAAGCCTTTGCCGAACTGGGCTACGCGATGGGCAGTGGCCGCTTTAGCGCCGAACCCTTCGCCAACCTCGGCTATCAGCGCTACCACCGCGACAGTTACAAAGAGAAAGGAGGCGTCGCCGCATTGCAGGTCAACGAGCAAACCCAGGACAACTTCAACAGCACCTTCGGCGTACGCCTGGCGCACCTCAGCACCCTGGACAACGGCATGAGCCTGACCCCGCGCATGACCGCTGGCTGGAAGCATACCTATGGCGATGTCAGCAGCTCGACGCGCCAGGCCTTTGTGGTCGGAGGTACGGCGTTCAGTGTCGATGGCAGTTCGCTGGATCGTGACAGTCTGGTGCTGGAAGCCGGGCTG